A single Vespula vulgaris chromosome 3, iyVesVulg1.1, whole genome shotgun sequence DNA region contains:
- the LOC127062194 gene encoding uncharacterized protein LOC127062194 isoform X4: MSLEMAHSSVEADSVNHLETITSENLGVDFEESQLPIYTSTINATHSAHITQTDHEDNVSTTDFKHDNTLTTYSDSCRTKDLNKIALMDYLVNDSSATSSSINSQHEYSSGSSIENAKKVILHNDEIAEYENEVLGDPFYESDCGSEGNETSESAPKENDEYKEKVLGKLEDEEMHDNCSQAESTCAENMQHKLTDFTSSSVCNNSNTSNHYFIDASSLNDEMEILNINVKEDGRNAGSYMSVSADFAQTLSSTTADQFYKFTCPFKVTNLQNECSKIVEFEPEMKVTKYFQPFADIARITKVNSTLISKDDVNKGTNKESLAVEIKEADSGESTHASPCPDNSTNINNCQDKINVNSDENLLLDITNDELENPKKSTTNFTGDTQQPLLIRRNTFELDSSDKLSVLRQEYERRQGNLVFQSAIPQYSGHRVDSDMISSVAPDSTAVPINDVLNNYTSDIQVATTNMQYHTRYLSLDSYEHKIDKKILENNYLLQNSITNSDILYPAVDITNDKVASHSYADDDNAYKCSNSLPVTVDCNIENVKSIDVIRKTKRNETAPIISGGVSTSDFTKPIDSPIVQRKTESTPIVSGGSVIMDDTKDRPSRMSSSMTAWIVDMSDCTKNESGSSAKDNSVTNMSQSFSTSECVKNSVRSNNHEKYSSLGFFVNLNNVESREEVPVKENVENKKESYKTDKAYCEFYIDISNKNDFPKNKKIVKEDTNHKNVEEGDKKNIFSMFIDLGDPQKTTENAQKTTHKRNLSSFTDKRMETKIDEVVTSENSNTLQEDQDLNSTKSIKEKPKRGVFMFIESDSPIVRRRTLSSSRSVLKRHSWNIDKTQSNNGNGQPAKELIIKKEHKRAHSLSVDQRDLKKMQTKQSSSSHSLSDAAGGESTNHKNSNFLQELESNSNNNMDTSTEECLAYDIKDTPPNSHIEIIDKELRASIKHQQYKELGNDREQQLEDDPKIYEDEYSDVSGWGKTCTGSTNGQTRKSETFDISSGSGPSPNSDHRDYELSDLLSRDVETTANKHPIIPSTGNKILETHKSLNETIKKIECELKGPEYEKLDTTYNNHTSISNTDENLVSHDVKELKLNKKKSSSKFVRLSDLTETSGHSHTSEYLIGKENRATYRMSSSIPETSWIESKLVMSRTNDSVRTLSRVFSSVMSTSLPSKQKSPLEDLTGDGEAEGIISESDISSMQSSMGRSGAEGSTEETETSSLAGGKPYNRLGEDLLRMFLEEINPDVTIDVAGRRIRAHKCILSSRCQYFAAILSGGWIESAGNVISLQGYSYNAVHFALRHIYSGESNIPDCISIVELATLADMLCLEGLKEVIGYTLKVKYCHLFHKPCQVCAVGVLECMPLAAAYGLDEIYRKSLRWITRHFVRIWPCKAFATLPRELMEKCYLQHIVHMSTDNVLQTMMDCDKLLATLPNVRWAEPVYRMVSNLLETSLKFLADNFAAILNNENFQSLGRDLTWNISRLEDNFLSAAERLPPEQACKSYSKLHKMLSSTQTDNFQTKMKWGPLFIEFLKKIQVRVEKCLVREAARAARSTTWLKMDLELRRRIQELACLVILPHETSRYQSRHSNFIKESKTSSACSANRNLDLKRVKMAISEHNDKTMKQMSTTQTRKVLNKPKSDPVERKMQEDNKPSTSDAPNRPKSWPNKIEVKSRYLEPRTKFVPKENVSVSQDKVIIQRRKITISSSDSSRTSSPATKRVTEKKPIARVKLPVKKDVKALSSDSLTESNMTRPNKKKNVISKSCGITRPESPSFKQKSTEIGLSVDSLAESKNKASIVKKNVNKMDTSISTDSLMTEITANPKSNTLQKLSPTLGKSINKTQIYDKTKKNILPIQQKNPMTVTRRPPRSLENSTAASRSRAAAISAYHGSPNLRRNLLDAAKTPDISSKSVNNVTCRISNARQALQSTTMVNSIVKREKKDNSATQQGSDNSSRKSSPKSGINRLNKPALTNKKSSSKVNDEKIKTKCHTEETPKQLTVGSRSGTFLKDEPTILKKTDIASSQIST, translated from the exons ATGTCATTAGAAATGGCTCATTCTAGTGTAGAAGCTGACTCAGTCAATCATCTTGAAACTATAACTTCAGAAAATTTGGGTGTAGATTTTGAGGAATCACAATTACCAATATATACTTCAACTATTAATGCAACGCATTCAGCTCATATTACACAAACAGATCATGAAGACAATGTATCTACTACTGATTTCAAGCATGATAATACTTTGACCACTTATAGTGATTCGTGTCGTAcaaaagatttaaataaaatagcaTTAATGGATTATCTTGTAAATGATAGCAGTGCTACAAGCTCTTCTATAAATAGCCAACATGAATATTCATCAGGTTCATCAATAGAAAATgctaaaaaagtaatattacataatGATGAGATTGCAGAGTATGAAAATGAAGTTCTTGGTGATCCATTTTATGAATCAGATTGTGGAAGTGAAGGAAATGAAACATCAGAATCTGCtccaaaagaaaatgatgaatataaagagaaagtatTAGGGAAGttagaagatgaagaaatgCATGATAATTGTTCCCAAGCAGAAAGTACATGTGCAGAGAACATGCAACACAAATTGACTGATTTCACGAGTTCATCAGTATGCAATAATTCTAATACAAGCAATCATTACTTTATAGATGCATCTTCTCTGAATGATGAAAtggaaattttaaatataaatgttaaagaaGATGGTAGGAACGCAGGATCTTATATGTCTGTTTCTGCTGATTTTGCACAGACTTTATCAAGTACTACTGCAGATCAATTCTATAAGTTTACATGTCCATTTAAAGTAACAAATTTACAGAATGAATGTAGTAAAATTGTGGAATTTGAACCGGAAATGAAAGTAACAAAATACTTTCAACCATTTGCTGACATAGCTAGGATAACGAAAGTTAATTCTACATTAATCAGCAAAGATGATGTGAATAAAGGTACAAACAAAGAGTCATTAGCCGTAGAAATTAAAGAAGCAGATAGCGGTGAAAGTACACATGCTTCACCTTGTCCTGATAATAGCacaaatatcaataattgtcaagataaaataaatgtaaacagTGATGAGAACTTACTCTTGGATATTACAAATGATGAGTTAGAGAATCCTAAAAAAAGTACTACAAATTTTACTGGAGATACACAGCAACCattattaataagaagaaatacatTTGAACTTGATTCAAGTGATAAGCTTTCTGTTTTAAGGCAAGAATATGAACGTAGACAAGGCAATCTTGTTTTTCAAAGTGCCATACCACAATATTCAGGACACCGTGTAGATAGTGATATGATTTCTAGTGTGGCACCAGATTCAACAGCTGTACCTATTAATgatgtattaaataattatacttctGATATTCAAGTAGCAACTACAAATATGCAGTATCATACAAGATATTTATCTTTAGACAGTTATGaacataaaattgataaaaagatattagaaaataattatcttctgCAAAATAGTATTACTAATTCTGATATATTATATCCTGCAGTAGATATAACAAATGATAAAGTTGCATCACACAGTTATGCAGATGATGATAATGCGTATAAGTGTAGCAATAGCTTACCAGTTACTGTAGATtgtaatatagaaaatgttaaatcTATAGATGTCATCagaaaaactaaaagaaatgaaactgCTCCTATTATTTCTGGTGGTGTTAGCACATCAGATTTTACAAAACCCATCGATAGTCCTATCGTACAACGTAAAACAGAATCCACACCTATTGTATCAGGTGGTTCTGTGATTATGGATGATACTAAAGATAGACCATCAAGAATGTCTTCTTCCATGACAGCATGGATTGTAGATATGAGTGATTGTACAAAAAATGAATCAGGATCAAGCGCAAAAGATAACTCTGTAACAAATATGTCACAAAGCTTTTCTACTTCTGAATGTGTTAAGAATTCTGTAAGATCTAACAACCATGAAAAGTATAGCAGTTTAGGTTTTTTTgtcaatttaaataatgtagAATCAAGGGAAGAGGTACCAGTCAAAGAAAATgtggaaaacaaaaaagagtcATATAAAACTGATAAAGCATATTGTGAATTCTATAttgatatatctaataaaaatgattttccgaagaataaaaagattgtAAAAGAGGATACGAATCATAAAAACGTTGAAGAAGGTGATAAGAAGAACATATTCTCTATGTTTATTGATTTAGGTGATCCACAAAAAACAACTGAAAATGCTCAGAAAACAACGCATAAACGAAATTTATCATCATTTACTGATAAACGCATGGAAACGAAAATTGACGAAGTTGTGACAAGTGAAAACTCTAATACTCTTCAAGAGGATCAAGATTTAAATTCAACaaaatctataaaagaaaaaccaaaacgAGGtgtttttatgtttattgaaTCTGATTCTCCTATAGTAAGAAGACGAACGTTGTCATCTTCACGATCAGTTTTAAAACGTCATTCGTGGAATATCGATAAAACACAAAGTAATAATGGCAATGGACAACCTGCTaaggaattaataataaaaaaagaacacaaacGCGCGCATAGCTTGTCAGTAGATCAAAGGGATTTGAAGAAGATGCAAACAAAGCAAAGTTCTTCTAGTCATTCTCTTAGTGATGCTGCAGGAGGTGAATCCACAAACCATAagaattcaaattttttacaagAATTGGAAagtaattctaataataatatggatACATCCACAGAAGAATGTTTGGCATATGATATAAAGGATACGCCACCAAACTCTCACATAGAAATCATTGATAAGGAACTACGTGCGAGTATCAAACATCAACAATACAAGGAATTAGGTAATGATAGAGAGCAGCAGTTGGAAGATGATCCAAAAATATATGAGGACGAGTATTCAGACGTGTCTGGATGGGGGAAGACTTGCACAGGAAGTACTAATGGACAAACACGTAAAAGTGAAACATTTGACATTAGCAGTGGCAGTGGGCCATCTCCAAATAGTGATCATCGTGATTATGAATTATCAGATTTATTAAGCAGGGATGTGGAAACTACAGCTAATAAACATCCAATTATTCCTTCGACTggcaataaaatattagaaactcataaatctttaaatgaaacaattaagaaaatagaatGTGAGTTAAAAGGCCCAGAGTATGAAAAATTAGATACAACTTATAACAATCATACATCTATATCAAATACAGATGAAAATCTTGTTAGCCATGATGTAAAGGAGCTAAaattgaataagaaaaaatcaagTTCTAAATTTGTGAGACTTTCGGACTTAACTGAAACATCAGGACATTCTCATACATCAGAATATTTAATTGGCAAGGAAAATAGAGCTACATATCGTATGAGTAGTAGTATTCCAGAAACATCTTGGATCGAAAGTAAATTAGTTATGTCAAGAACAAATGATTCAGTAAGAACTCTCTCACGAGTATTTTCTTCTGTCATGAGTACTTCACTACCGTCGAAACAAAAGTCACCGCTTGAAGATTTAACTGGAGATGGTGAGGCAGAAGGTATCATTTCTGAGAGTGACATAAGTAGCATGCAAAGCAGCATGGGACGTTCTGGAGCTG aaggAAGTacagaagaaacagaaacatCAAGTTTGGCTGGAGGAAAACCATATAATCGATTGGGTGAAGATTTATTAAGAATGTTTTTGGAAGAGATTAATCCAGATGTTACAATTGATGTAGCTGGAAGACGAATTAGGGCACATAAGTGTATATTAAGTTCTCGTTGTCAATATTTTGCGGCGATTCTTAGTGGTGGATGGATTGAAAGTGCAGGAAATGTGATATCTTTGCAAGG ATATTCTTATAATGCAGTTCATTTTGCACTACGTCATATATATAGCGGAGAAAGCAATATACCAGATTGTATAAGTATTGTCGAATTAGCTACATTAGCTGATATGCTGTGTCTAGAGGGTCTTAAAGAAGTTATAGGTTATACTCTGAAAGTCAAATATTGTCATCTTTTTCATAAA CCTTGCCAAGTATGTGCTGTTGGAGTTTTGGAGTGTATGCCATTAGCTGCAGCTTATGGGCTGGAtgaaatatatcgtaaatCTCTAAGATGGATAACAAGACATTTTGTAAGAATATGGCCGTGCAAAGCATTTGCAACCCTTCCAAGAGAATTGATGGAAAAGTGTTATTTACAGCATATAGTACATATG TCTACAGATAATGTACTTCAAACTATGATGGATTGTGATAAACTGTTAGCAACTTTACCGAATGTACGCTGGGCAGAACCAGTATACAGAATGGTTTCAAACTTGTTAGAAACATCACTAAAATTTTTAGCAGACAATTTTGCAgctatattaaataatgaaaattttcaatcacTTGGTCGTGATTTAACATGGAATATAAGTCGTTTGGAGGATAACTTTTTATCAGCTGCAGAACGTTTGCCACCTGAACAAGCATGTAAAAGTTAttcaaaattacataaaatgtTGTCATCCACGCAAACAGATAACtttcaaacaaaaatgaaatggGGTCCGTTATTTATTgagtttttaaagaaaattcaagtTCGTGTTGAAAAATGTTTGGTTCGTGAGGCAGCGAGGGCTGCAAGATCGACAACATGGTTAAAAATGGATTTGGAACTTCGCCGTAGAATACAAGAATTAGCATGTCTGGTTATTCTACCACACGAAACATCGAGATATCAATCGAGGCATTCGAACTTTATAAAG gaaTCAAAAACATCGTCTGCTTGCTCAGCAAATCGCAATTTAGATCTAAAACGTGTGAAAATGGCTATATCGGAACATAATGATAAAACAATGAAGCAAATGTCAACGACGCAAACGCgaaaagttttaaataaaCCTAAAAGCGATCCCGTTGAACGAAAAATGCAAGAGGATAATAAACCAAGCACCAGTGATGCACCAAATCGACCTAAGTCATGGCCCAATAAAATAGAG gTAAAATCTAGATATTTAGAACCAAGAACCAAATTTGTACCTAAAGAAAATGTGTCAGTAAGTCAAGATAAAGTGATAATACAACGACGAAAAATCACAATTTCATCGTCAGACTCATCGCGTACATCTAGTCCTGCGACAAAACGAGTGACAGAGAAGAAGCCTATAGCAAGAGTAAAGCTGCCTGTAAAAAAAGACGTGAAAGCTCTTTCGTCTGATAGTTTGACAGAATCGAACATGACCAGAccaaacaagaagaaaaatgtgatCAGTAAAAGTTGTGGTATCACTCGTCCCGAATCACCATCCTTTAAACAGAAAAGCACAGAAATTGGATTGTCTGTGGATTCATTAGCAGAATCTAAGAACAAGGCATcgattgtaaagaaaaatgttaacaaAATGGATACGTCAATATCTACGGATAGTCTTATGACAGAAATAACTGCAAATCCTAAATCTAATACGTTGCAGAAATTATCACCAACATTAGGAAAAAGTATAAACAAAACacaaatttatgataaaacgaagaaaaatatattgccAATTCAACAGAAGAATCCAATGACAGTAACACGTAGGCCACCAAGATCATTAGAGAATTCAACCGCGGCCAGTAGAAGTAGAGCAGCAGCTATAAGTGCTTATCACGGTTCACCTAATCTACGTAGGAATCTTTTAGATGCTGCAAAGACACCGGATATTTCAAGTAAATCAGTAAATAATGTTACTTGTAGGATATCAAATGCACGACAAGCTTTACAATCGACCACTATGGTTAATTCTAtcgtgaaaagagaaaagaaagataatagcGCTACTCAACAAGGATCGGATAACTCTAGCAGAAAATCTTCCCCTAAATCTGGCATTAACAGATTAAATAAGCCGGCCcttactaataaaaaatcatcttCCAAGGTCAACGATGAAAAGATCAAAACAAAGTGCCATACCGAAGAGACTCCCAAACAACTTACAGTGGGTTCTAGATCAGGCACGTTTCTTAAAGATGAGCCTACAATACTTAAAAAAACGGACATTGCGTCATCTCAGATAAGTACTTAA